A section of the Kluyveromyces lactis strain NRRL Y-1140 chromosome F complete sequence genome encodes:
- a CDS encoding uncharacterized protein (similar to uniprot|P38330 Saccharomyces cerevisiae YBR238C Hypothetical ORF) — MFRLVQQQTLKSRVPNQFVSASRNSLNSQFRFNSAVALERNPQQDPTTAAPAKSSSDKRNSKKKYENNEIIERNVKKVRNLRRNIKFDNFKNSPNSPAFSKLNALDDCLARGLEASSSRAPDGKFLDQSSLFWDSVSSSMNIYRELVITGDLNNHRASRVIQLMHVALKVNRTQLTSMNKKPDYDSQSFHKEMTNYLCESLREISGDILANRVSVSEHGAAHLLSSFKELLLYEETLNIWKAAVNSENKDIVKSFMFPNVVGVVLPLLYENGTTFEEIKKLYEKSASNTTRSHGSPSLVLGMIKTSLAANENEHALSLFQEMCTSEGFGVSPYAVLTGTHLAFIGECKDLYVAKSFFERALSKDMPYKINLQVSSVKQLIQNIWDQTHDFNEVVDVWTKATKYYGKDVSHGISSSLNSKFISIFFENYVTDKAAGLQHLQELVTAYDEMKAIDEPFLNIILTKCTVWQDRNIIESIEKSYELYHIPKTIVTYRIILKAMGSISVPNDVIREKWVQLIQKADQIGQTYIANADWAALRDATVTYTQEQFKNGGSYEMTTSDSYNPALEAANASGAFDDFNEPTSGTKHADHLNTQTNKEDNDRILLYYQLVKRYGVYCRDPKQYARITSGIALNFEVAQPYLGLVNTMDVSSIYVPPLRNFHLNH, encoded by the coding sequence ATGTTTAGACTTGTCCAACAACAGACCCTAAAGAGTAGGGTCCCAAATCAGTTCGTTTCTGCGTCCAGAAATTCTTTAAATTCCCAGTTCCGTTTCAACAGCGCTGTCGCACTAGAGCGTAATCCTCAACAGGATCCAACAACTGCAGCACCAGCCAAGTCGTCTTCGGATAAGAGAAACTCTAAGAAGAAGtatgaaaataatgaaatcattgaaCGTAACGTTAAAAAGGTCCGCAACCTAAGAAGAAACATAAAATTcgataatttcaaaaactctCCTAATTCTCCAGCTTTCTCTAAACTTAATGCCTTGGATGACTGTTTGGCCAGAGGTTTGGAAGCATCTTCCTCTCGTGCCCCCGATGGTAAATTCCTAGATCAATCTTCATTGTTTTGGGATTCGGTCAGTAGTAGTATGAATATCTACAGGGAGTTAGTCATCACCGGAGACTTAAACAACCATCGTGCAAGTAGGGTTATTCAACTCATGCATGTTGCTTTGAAGGTCAATAGAACCCAGTTGACTAGCATGAACAAGAAGCCAGATTATGATTCGCAATCTTTCCACAAGGAAATGACCAATTATTTGTGTGAATCGCTTAGGGAAATCTCTGGTGATATTTTAGCTAACCGTGTCTCAGTCAGTGAACACGGTGCCGCTCATTTGTTatcctctttcaaagaattacTGCTTTACGAAGAAACTTTGAACATCTGGAAAGCAGCTGTGAATTCTGAGAACAAGGATATTGTCAAATCTTTCATGTTTCCAAACGTCGTCGGTGTCGTTTTACCATTACTATATGAAAACGGTACCACTTTCGAAGAAATTAAGAAATTGTATGAAAAGTCCGCTAGTAATACAACTAGATCTCATGGAAGCCCTAGTTTAGTTTTGGGTATGATTAAGACCTCGCTTGCTGCCAACGAAAACGAGCATGCTTTGTCCCTTTTCCAAGAGATGTGTACATCGGAAGGATTTGGTGTTTCACCATATGCGGTTTTGACGGGAACTCATTTGGCCTTCATTGGTGAATGTAAGGATTTGTATGTGGCTAAGAGTTTCTTCGAAAGGGCTTTGAGTAAAGACATGCCCTACAAGATCAACTTGCAGGTTTCTTCAGTGAAACAGTTAATCCAAAATATTTGGGATCAAACCCATGATTTCAACGAAGTCGTTGATGTTTGGACCAAGGCTACCAAATATTATGGTAAAGATGTTTCCCATGGtatctcatcatcattgaaCTCTAAgttcatttcaattttcttcgAAAACTATGTTACCGACAAAGCAGCTGGTTTACAGCACCTTCAAGAGTTGGTAACAGCGTATGACGAAATGAAAGCTATCGATGAACCCTTCTTGAACATCATTTTAACTAAATGTACCGTTTGGCAAGATAGAAATATTATCGAATCTATCGAAAAGTCATACGAGCTATACCACATTCCAAAGACCATCGTCACCTACCGTATTATCTTGAAGGCTATGGGAAGTATCAGTGTTCCAAATGATGTCATCCGTGAGAAATGGGTTCAATTAATCCAAAAAGCTGATCAAATTGGCCAGACGTATATCGCCAATGCTGATTGGGCAGCTCTAAGAGATGCTACTGTAACGTACACCCAAGAACAGTTTAAAAACGGCGGCAGCTATGAAATGACTACATCTGATTCTTATAATCCAGCTTTGGAAGCCGCTAATGCCAGTGGGGcatttgatgatttcaatgaaCCTACCTCCGGTACAAAACATGCTGATCACTTGAATACTCAAACCAATAAAGAAGATAATGACAGAATTCTACTTTACTACCAATTGGTAAAACGTTACGGTGTCTATTGTAGAGATCCTAAGCAATATGCTCGTATTACCAGTGGTATTGCATTGAATTTCGAAGTCGCACAGCCATATCTTGGTTTGGTTAATACAATGGATGTCTCATCGATATACGTTCCGCCATTGAGGAATTTCCACTTGAATCACTGA
- a CDS encoding uncharacterized protein (similar to uniprot|P53139 Saccharomyces cerevisiae YGL108C Protein of unknown function), protein MGLCGSKPSKGVPLAADSSAPKSNNKTTSKKSTGRPIDVTQSHHTLSPREAARVAAEQRNAKLEAANAKSELSQKLAHERAKSRKTHVMEIAQK, encoded by the coding sequence ATGGGTCTATGTGGTAGTAAGCCTAGTAAAGGTGTGCCGTTGGCCGCTGATAGTTCAGcaccaaaatcaaataacAAAACTACATCAAAAAAGAGCACGGGAAGACCGATTGATGTCACGCAAAGTCACCATACCTTATCTCCAAGAGAAGCTGCAAGAGTGGCCGCTGAACAGCGAAATGCTAAACTTGAAGCTGCCAACGCCAAAAGTGAATTGAGTCAGAAACTAGCCCATGAGCGTGCCAAATCCAGGAAAACGCATGTGATGGAAATTGCGCAGAAATGA
- the PRP5 gene encoding DEAD-box RNA helicase PRP5 (similar to uniprot|Q754U8 Ashbya gossypii AFL027C PRP5 Pre-mRNA-processing ATP-dependent RNA helicase PRP5 and weakly similar to YBR237W uniprot|P21372 Saccharomyces cerevisiae PRP5 RNA helicase in the DEAD-box family), with amino-acid sequence MDQTEKLRIRQEKLAKWKKQKLNNDVTASVSVDAKEERLKKLEAWKKKKKQQDELKQKDIKLTSIKSADRDRNKRRGQCSRKRPAFGGSDSESDDENSTSTLFKPRRNDTNTHVLTKDNSKDDLDDGNDALDEYIHKLIDKDSNTNRVRLIDNISEDEDANDSSSEKTISQEEAPVDSEILFKKKGRKKIKAIDYSKVLNLITLNKCLYREPNDLGLMSEKDVEELRLSLDNIKISGKDCPKPVTKWSQLGLSSEIMDLISNELQFVTLTPIQCQAIPAIMSGRDVIGISKTGSGKTVAFLLPLVRQIKAQPPLAPDETGPIGLILTPTRELAVQIQEEALKFCKGSGISSICCVGGSELKQQINELKRGVDIIVATPGRFIDLMTLNSGHLLSPTRISFVVMDEADRLFDLGFGPQVNQIMGCIRPDKQCVLFSATFPSKLKHFASRTLKNPIQITINSKSLINENIQQRVQIFDEEHVKFEFLLKRLSDRLALHRGEDEKTIIFVGSQQLCDLLYDELLLNGITTFPIHAGKPSAERLRNLQKFKETDNGILICTEVLSRGLNVPEVSLVIIYNAAKTIAQYVHTVGRTGRGTNNGVALSFVMVDELASAYILVKCMKENELSSVPMVVYQKLKEMNDEFSSGLKTGKYRLIQGFGGKGLDHLDELNEAKQSQEYTDYGVVENEEDVTEEESGATKMEYTRGKREEGHSTTYFAHININDLPQLARWEATKTETVSNIKQETGCNFESKGSFYPEGKGPKNDTDDPKLYLIVEGAEESDVTMALELLNTKVKEGIRKAAVKDIQSGKYRM; translated from the coding sequence ATGGATCAAACGGAAAAGCTACGGATTAGGCAAGAGAAACTTGCTAAGTGgaaaaaacagaaactgAATAATGATGTTACAGCATCTGTTTCTGTAGATGCTAAGGAAGAGAGACTGAAGAAACTAGAGGcatggaagaagaagaagaaacaacaagatGAACTCAAGCAAAAGGATATAAAACTTACCAGTATAAAGTCTGCGGATAGGGACAGGAACAAACGAAGGGGACAGTGTTCGAGAAAACGTCCTGCTTTTGGGGGAAGTGATAGTgaatctgatgatgaaaattccACATCAACGTTATTCAAGCCGCGTAGAAACGATACAAATACTCATGTTCTGACAAAAGACAACAGCAAGgatgatttggatgatgGGAATGATGCATTGGATGAATATATCCACAAGCTTATCGATAAAGATTCGAATACTAACCGAGTAAGACTTattgataatatttcagaggatgaagatgctaACGACAGTAGCTCAGAGAAAACGATATCTCAAGAGGAAGCTCCGGTTGATTCAGAgatattattcaaaaagaagggtagaaagaaaataaaagcCATTGATTACTCTAAAGTTTTAAACTTAATAACATTAAATAAATGTCTTTATCGTGAACCGAACGATTTGGGATTGATGTCAGAGAAAGATGTGGAGGAACTTCGATTATCATTAGATAACATTAAAATCTCAGGGAAAGATTGTCCCAAACCTGTAACGAAATGGTCACAGCTTGGTTTGTCCTCTGAAATCATGGATCTTATCTCCAACGAACTACAGTTTGTAACCCTCACACCAATTCAATGCCAGGCAATACCGGCTATTATGTCAGGCAGAGATGTTATTGGTATCTCAAAAACTGGGTCAGGGAAAACGGTCGCTTTTCTCCTACCACTTGTTAGACAGATCAAGGCTCAGCCACCTTTAGCTCCTGATGAGACTGGTCCTATTGGTCTTATATTGACACCGACCAGAGAATTGGCCGTTCAGATACAAGAAGAGGCACTTAAATTTTGTAAAGGGTCTGGCATTTCAAGCATCTGTTGCGTGGGAGGCTCGGAGTTAAAGCAAcaaatcaatgaattgaaaagaggTGTTGATATCATTGTCGCAACTCCAGGGAGATTCATTGATCTTATGACATTAAATTCAGGCCATTTGTTATCTCCTACAAGAATTTCGTTTGTTGTTATGGATGAGGCAGATAGACTTTTCGACCTTGGATTTGGACCCCAAGTCAACCAAATTATGGGCTGCATCCGTCCAGACAAGCAGTGTGTTCTCTTTAGTGCTACATTTCCAAGTAAGCTCAAACATTTTGCATCGCGAACCTTAAAGAATCCTATTCAAATTACTATAAACTCTAAATCACTTATTAATGAGAACATTCAGCAGAGAGTCCAAATTTTTGATGAGGAACATGTTAAATTTGAGTTCCTACTTAAAAGGCTTTCGGATCGGTTAGCCTTGCATCGtggtgaagatgaaaagacaATTATTTTCGTTGGAAGCCAGCAGCTTTGTGACCTTTTATATGACGAGCTTTTACTTAATGGCATCACCACTTTTCCTATCCATGCTGGCAAACCTTCTGCAGAACGTCTTCGCAACTTgcaaaaattcaaagaaactGACAACGGAATTTTGATATGTACTGAGGTACTCTCAAGAGGTCTAAACGTGCCAGAGGTTTCTCTTGTCATTATATACAATGCGGCAAAGACCATCGCACAATACGTTCATACCGTAGGAAGAACTGGTCGTGGGACTAATAACGGCGTTGCGCTCTCCTTCGTTATGGTTGATGAACTTGCATCTGCCTATATTTTGGTGAAGTGCATGAAAGAGAACGAGTTGAGCTCTGTGCCGATGGTTGTCtatcaaaaattgaaggaaatgaACGACGAATTTTCGAGTGGACTAAAGACTGGAAAATACAGATTGATCCAGGGTTTTGGTGGAAAAGGTCTTGATCACTTAGACGAGCTAAACGAAGCAAAACAGTCTCAAGAATATACTGACTATGGTGTcgttgaaaatgaagaagatgtgACAGAGGAAGAAAGCGGAGCAACCAAAATGGAATACACAAGAGGTAAAAGGGAAGAAGGACATTCCACAACATATTTTGCACATATAAATATTAACGACCTTCCGCAACTTGCGAGGTGGGAAGCAACGAAAACAGAGACAGTCTCGAACATCAAACAGGAGACAGGATGTAATTTTGAGAGTAAAGGTAGCTTCTACCCTGAAGGAAAAGGGCCAAAGAATGACACTGATGATCCTAAATTGTATTTGATTGTGGAAGGTGCAGAAGAAAGTGACGTAACAATGGCATTAGAACTCCTCAATACAAAGGTTAAAGAGGGAATACGAAAAGCAGCAGTGAAGGATATCCAATCAGGTAAATATCGTATGTAA
- the ABD1 gene encoding mRNA (guanine-N7)-methyltransferase (similar to uniprot|P32783 Saccharomyces cerevisiae YBR236C ABD1 Methyltransferase catalyzes the transfer of a methyl group from S-adenosylmethionine to the GpppN terminus of capped mRNA), producing the protein MVLLPEKPVWMSQQQYEEQYGSLLKLKESEKCNHEDKQLALQPKESSIGYSTQERIAKLSVPEVQDDDKNSKVRNRKHQRFDLEEKKKKLRLQKTIEEQIKHHDIEMTANRVVNVDHVVRQHYNERTFLSKKHNRNYSPIIKLRNFNNAIKYILIDKFTRAGDVVLELACGKGGDLRKYGAAGISQFIGIDISNASITEALKRYHSMKNLEYQVILITGDCFGESLGVAVESFPECRFPCDIVSCQFALHYAFETEEKARRMLLNVVKSLKIGGYFFGTIPDSEFIRYKMNKIPESVEKPSWGNSIYKVTFSNNEYQKNGNEFPSPFGQMYTFWLEDAIDNVPEYVIPFESFRSLADEYGMELELQKGFNEFFVEEIPNWVNRFSPKMREGLKRSDGRYGVEGVEKEPAAYFYTTFAFRKVRDYQE; encoded by the coding sequence ATGGTGTTACTACCTGAGAAGCCAGTATGGATGTCCCAGCAACAATATGAAGAGCAATATGGTTCGTTGCttaaattgaaagaatcagAGAAGTGCAATCATGAGGACAAACAGCTAGCATTACAACCCAAAGAAAGTAGCATCGGATATTCGACGCAGGAAAGAATAGCAAAGCTTTCAGTACCAGAAGTTCAAGATGACGACAAAAATAGCAAGGTGCGCAACAGGAAACATCAGCGATTTGATttagaagagaagaagaaaaagctgAGGCTGCAGAAGACTATAGAAGAACAAATAAAACATcatgatattgaaatgaCAGCTAATAGAGTCGTGAATGTTGACCATGTTGTCAGGCAACATTATAATGAGCGTACgtttctttccaaaaagCATAACAGAAATTATTCTCCTATCATTAAACTTAGAAACTTTAATAATGCTATCAAGTACATTCTCATTGACAAGTTTACAAGAGCAGGAGATGTAGTCTTGGAGCTTGCCTGTGGTAAAGGTGGTGATTTAAGGAAATATGGTGCCGCAGGAATATCACAGTTTATTGGTATTGACATTTCCAATGCTTCAATTACCGAGGCGCTTAAACGTTATCATTCGATGAAGAACCTTGAATACCAAGTTATTCTAATTACTGGTGATTGTTTTGGTGAGTCCCTTGGGGTCGCAGTTGAATCATTCCCAGAATGCAGATTTCCTTGTGACATAGTGTCATGTCAATTCGCTCTACATTATGCGTTTGAAACCGAAGAGAAAGCTAGACGAATGTTGCTTAACGTTGTCAAATCATTAAAGATTGGAGGATATTTCTTCGGTACCATCCCAGATTCAGAATTTATTCGTTACAAGATGAACAAAATACCTGAATCAGTAGAAAAGCCATCTTGGGGGAACTCTATCTACAAGGTTACGTTTTCTAATAATGAATACCAGAAAAACGGCAATGAGTTTCCATCGCCGTTTGGACAAATGTACACATTTTGGTTGGAAGATGCTATCGATAACGTCCCTGAATACGTTATACCGTTTGAAAGTTTCAGAAGTTTGGCAGATGAATACGGTATGGAATTAGAGCTGCAAAAGGGATTCAATGAGTTCTTTGTGGAAGAGATCCCTAACTGGGTAAACAGATTCTCACCCAAAATGAGAGAGGGATTAAAAAGATCTGACGGAAGGTATGGGGTGGAAGGTGTAGAAAAAGAACCAGCTGCATATTTCTACACAACATTTGCATTCCGTAAGGTTAGAGACTATCAAGAGTAA
- the VHC1 gene encoding Vhc1p (similar to uniprot|P38329 Saccharomyces cerevisiae YBR235W Hypothetical ORF), whose amino-acid sequence MSKFYELPGSHLPSQSERSPLLKRRSSLTYFKYQDTPLQQEQSSKYDLENPHRNKLGTFDGVFIPTTLNVLSILMFLRFGFIIGQMGILGTFLLLILSFIIDVSTTLSISAISTNGTVRGGGAYYMISRCLGPEFGGSIGLIFFIGQILNSGMNIVGIVEPLLYNFGISEGVLTQVLPEGHWYQFGYSTVLLLLCLAVAMIGSQTVSRAGNVLFWLLLASTISIPISVLFVKPFELNGIVYTGPSLQILKQNLYPKFTKGAAGSVLKGYETFNDLFGIFFPATAGIFAGAGMSSELRKPSKSIPKGTLWGLLLTFVCYSLVIISLGCSVPKKSLHKDVQIIQTVSGFQSIILVGELSTSLFSVIVGMVGAAYVLEAISKDNILPGISIFGRNPVLCLLFSWFLTQMCLFSDVNKIATFITMTFLMTFIIMNMACFLLEISSAPNFRPSFKWFNRYTAFLGAMFCIIAMYVVDNVSASAVISSLCLLFVIIHYFCPPKPWGDVSQSLIYHQVRKYLLRLRQDNVKYWRPQVLLMVDNPRTSWNLIKFCNHLKKGGLYILGHVTVASNFQSEYQELNKQMRAWVNIRDMAGIKAFVQIGMGPTLPWGIRNVFMGSGLGGMKPNITVLGFFDLNNYLQKKRPHGVGASSPLREDMNFRVTKYKDSISIEMPSHPEFESLPTDECKNEEKVKLQQWVQVIEDLSLMRSNIAVAYGFKNLQLPQKNETRDTKGYIDLYPIQMSATIVNENSSGEVTTTNFDTYTLILQLGAILTTVPDWHRTHQLRVIVFVENERERYDEKKRIDALLSVLRIEAEVLVLSLDQFRVYNTIVKADIIAKKCVDEALKNDDWWRELVDARTRQHSNRKFTTTEPTSIKINGNHLKKKYDVSNLQRLGVSLTMASSMPATDMAGNESEYESDYAVGAYESNSTLLSNGDQNQSIHPVRSMKALDNASIRSNRPVFSSKAMPKTKVIEEATGQQPTLVPVIDHTTDIKQNPVLHPISPCQSSADLTGSSDELTFNMLPSRVQHLILHDMMTQVSSKSNLLLSTLPLPPLGTHKNELASLEYVQNIDIWLDGLPPTILINSQSMTVTTAL is encoded by the coding sequence ATGTCTAAGTTCTATGAACTACCGGGTTCGCACCTTCCGTCACAATCAGAGCGCTCACCGTTGCTTAAGAGAAGGTCGAGTTTAACGTATTTCAAATATCAAGACACACCGttacaacaagaacaatcttcaaaatatgatCTAGAGAATCCCCATAGAAATAAATTGGGAACATTCGATGGAGTATTTATACCCACTACGTTAAATGTGCTCTCAATTTTAATGTTCTTGAGATTTGGTTTCATAATAGGACAGATGGGTATTTTGGGAACATTTCTATTGTTAATCTTATCTTTTATCATTGATGTATCAACCACATTGAGCATTTCAGCTATATCGACCAACGGTACAGTGAGAGGTGGTGGTGCATATTACATGATTTCACGATGCCTAGGTCCTGAATTTGGAGGTTCTATTGGTcttatctttttcattGGCCAAATTTTGAATAGTGGTATGAACATAGTTGGTATCGTGGAACCGTTGTTATACAATTTTGGTATCTCGGAAGGTGTGCTAACTCAAGTACTTCCAGAAGGGCATTGGTACCAATTTGGATACTCTACGGTTTTGCTTCTGTTATGTCTGGCGGTGGCTATGATTGGTTCACAGACTGTCTCGCGTGCTGGTAACGTTCTATTCTGGTTGCTATTGGCTTCTACAATCTCGATTCCTATCTCTGTTTTATTTGTGAAGCCTTTCGAACTTAATGGAATCGTGTACACAGGACCGTCTTTACAGATACTCAAACAAAATCTATATCCGAAGTTTACAAAGGGTGCAGCAGGCTCGGTGTTGAAGGGTTACGAAACGTTCAATGATCTATTCGggattttttttccagcTACGGCAGGAATATTTGCTGGCGCCGGTATGTCCAGTGAATTGCGTAAGCCTTCCAAATCCATACCTAAGGGAACCCTTTGGGGCCTTCTGTTAACCTTCGTGTGTTATTCGCTTGTCATTATATCCTTAGGCTGTTCAGTCCCAAAAAAATCCTTGCATAAAGACGTGCAAATTATACAGACCGTGTCCGGTTTCCAAAGCATCATTCTGGTCGGTGAACTTTCCACTTCTCTATTCTCCGTCATAGTGGGTATGGTAGGTGCTGCTTATGTGTTGGAAGCAATCTCAAAGGATAACATTTTGCCTGGTATCTCAATATTTGGCAGAAATCCAGTACTTTGCTTACTTTTCTCATGGTTTCTAACTCAGATGTGCTTGTTTTCGGATGTGAACAAAATTGCTACATTCATCACAATGACTTTCTTAATGACGTTCATTATCATGAATATGGCATGTTTCTTGTTGGAAATTTCATCAGCTCCGAACTTCAGACcatctttcaaatggtTCAATAGATACACAGCATTCCTGGGCGCTATGTTCTGTATCATAGCCATGTACGTTGTGGACAATGTTTCAGCCTCTGCTGTTATATCTTCTCTATGTCTATTATTTGTCATTATCCACTATTTTTGTCCACCAAAACCCTGGGGTGATGTTTCTCAATCATTAATCTACCATCAAGTGAGAAAATATCTATTGAGATTAAGACAAGACAACGTAAAATATTGGAGACCTCAAGTTTTGCTTATGGTTGACAATCCAAGGACAAGTTGGAACCTGATCAAGTTCTGtaatcatttgaaaaaaggTGGCTTGTATATCCTAGGCCATGTTACAGTAGCGTCAAATTTCCAATCTGAGTATCAGGAACTCAATAAGCAAATGAGAGCCTGGGTAAATATCAGGGATATGGCCGGTATTAAAGcctttgttcaaattggGATGGGACCTACTCTACCTTGGGGCATCAGAAACGTTTTCATGGGTTCCGGTTTGGGAGGCATGAAGCCCAATATCACTGTGCTTGGattttttgatttaaaCAATTATttacagaagaaaagacCGCATGGTGTCGGCGCTTCTAGCCCTTTAAGGGAAGATATGAACTTCAGAGTGACAAAGTACAAAGACTCTATTTCGATAGAAATGCCAAGTCATCCTGAATTTGAGTCCCTACCTACAGATGAGTGTAAAAATGAGGAGAAAGtcaaacttcaacaatggGTTCAGGTTATTGAAGATCTCTCATTAATGCGTAGTAACATTGCGGTTGCTTATGGATTCAAAAACTTGCAGCTTCCTCAAAAGAACGAAACAAGGGATACTAAAGGATACATAGACCTCTATCCAATCCAAATGTCCGCAACAATTGTTAATGAGAATTCTTCAGGAGAAGTTACAACTACTAACTTCGACACGTATACCCTTATATTACAATTGGGGGCAATATTAACTACCGTTCCCGATTGGCATAGAACTCACCAGCTCCGTGTAATAGTATTCgttgaaaatgaaagagAACGTTACGatgagaaaaagagaatcGATGCTTTACTTTCGGTGCTTAGAATCGAAGCTGAAGTTCTGGTCTTATCATTGGACCAGTTCAGAGTGTACAATACCATTGTCAAGGCAGATATAATTGCCAAGAAATGTGTTGATGAAGCCCTCAAGAATGACGACTGGTGGAGAGAATTAGTCGATGCGAGAACAAGACAACATTCTAATAGGAAATTCACTACTACAGAGCCAACAAGTATCAAGATCAATGGCaaccatttgaaaaagaaatatgatgTTTCAAATTTGCAGAGACTAGGAGTATCATTGACAATGGCTTCCAGCATGCCTGCTACGGATATGGCTGGTAATGAATCGGAATACGAGTCCGATTACGCCGTGGGAGCCTATGAATCAAACTCTACTCTATTGAGCAATGGCGATCAAAATCAGAGCATTCATCCTGTTCGCTCAATGAAAGCTCTTGATAACGCATCAATAAGATCAAACAGACCTGTATTTTCGAGCAAAGCAATgccaaaaacaaaagtgaTTGAAGAGGCCACTGGTCAGCAACCTACATTAGTTCCTGTCATTGATCATACTACTGATATCAAGCAGAATCCTGTGTTGCATCCGATATCACCATGTCAATCTAGTGCAGATCTCACCGGCAGCTCGGATGAACTCACGTTCAATATGTTACCAAGTAGGGTACAGCATCTAATTTTGCATGATATGATGACACAAGTTTCCTCTAAGTCAAACTTGTTGCTTTCGACCCTACCTTTGCCTCCTTTGGGAACACATAAAAATGAACTGGCAAGTCTAGAGTATGTgcaaaatattgatatttggTTGGATGGATTACCACCAACTATACTAATAAACTCACAATCTATGACTGTCACAACAGCATTATAG